A window from Chelmon rostratus isolate fCheRos1 chromosome 13, fCheRos1.pri, whole genome shotgun sequence encodes these proteins:
- the ralba gene encoding ras-related protein Ral-B: MATSKNKNQSSLALHKVIMVGSGGVGKSALTLQFMYDEFVEDYEPTKADSYRKKVVLDGEEVQIDILDTAGQEDYAAIRDNYFRSGEGFLLVFSITEHESFTATVEFREQILRVKAEEDKIPLLLVGNKSDLEERRQVSVDEARGKAEEWGVQYVETSAKTRANVDKVFFDLMREVRGKKMSENKDKNGKGKNKKNKKSFRERCCLL; encoded by the exons ATGGCTaccagtaaaaataaaaaccagagTTCTCTGGCGCTGCACAAGGTGATAATGGTGGGCAGTGGAGGCGTGGGGAAGTCAGCCCTCACCCTGCAGTTCATGTATGACGAG TTTGTAGAGGACTACGAACCCACCAAGGCAGACAGCTACAGGAAGAAGGTGGTTCTGGACGGGGAGGAGGTCCAGATCGACATTCTGGACACAGCCGGCCAGGAGGACTACGCTGCCATCAGGGACAACTATTTTCGCAGCGGGGAGGGCTTCCTGCTGGTGTTCTCCATCACAGAGCATGAGTCCTTCACTGCCACTGTGGAGTTCAG GGAGCAGATCTTGCGGGTAAAGGCGGAGGAGGACAAGATCCCCCTCCTGCTGGTGGGCAACAAGTCGGACCTGGAGGAGCGTCGGCAGGTATCTGTGGACGAGGCCCGAGGGAAGGCCGAGGAGTGGGGCGTCCAGTATGTGGAGACATCAGCCAAAACCAGGGCCAACGTCGACAAG GTATTCTTTGACCTGATGCGTGAAGTACGAGgcaagaaaatgtcagaaaacaaagacaagaacggaaaaggaaagaacaagaagaacaagaagagcTTCAGAGAAAGATGCTGTTTACTTTGA